A single region of the Microbulbifer sp. MKSA007 genome encodes:
- the djlA gene encoding co-chaperone DjlA — translation MSWLGAGLGAGFGFMFGGPIGAALGAWIGSSFGSSLQQRLGKAASALSRDGAQTIFIVTLFSMLAKMAKADGLVSKAEVEFIEGFIRNNLRLGTEERKHAIRIFENAKTDKYSIYDYAKQYRQLVRDQAMREMVYRLLFAVAYADGKLHSAEEEILKRITVDLGLHESLFAAMQNEFVHGGRSTAANLEQHYAVLGCTPETSDKELKLAYRRKAAEYHPDKIASKGLPEEFMRHADDQMKSITVAYEAIVEARKQQAKVVS, via the coding sequence ATGTCCTGGTTAGGGGCGGGGTTAGGTGCAGGCTTTGGTTTTATGTTTGGCGGCCCAATTGGTGCGGCATTGGGAGCCTGGATCGGCAGTTCATTTGGTTCCAGTTTGCAGCAGCGCCTCGGGAAGGCTGCTTCGGCCCTGAGCAGGGATGGAGCCCAGACAATCTTCATCGTGACTCTATTTTCGATGCTGGCAAAAATGGCTAAGGCAGATGGCCTGGTTTCTAAAGCTGAAGTGGAGTTCATAGAGGGTTTTATTAGAAACAATCTCCGTCTGGGCACTGAGGAGCGCAAGCATGCAATCCGTATTTTTGAAAATGCCAAGACTGATAAGTACAGCATTTACGATTACGCAAAACAGTATCGCCAGCTGGTTCGCGATCAAGCAATGCGGGAAATGGTGTATCGCCTATTATTTGCTGTTGCTTATGCCGATGGTAAATTACACAGCGCAGAAGAAGAAATTTTAAAACGCATCACTGTTGATCTTGGGTTGCATGAATCTTTATTTGCGGCAATGCAAAATGAGTTTGTGCACGGGGGTAGGAGTACGGCTGCAAATCTGGAGCAGCATTACGCAGTGTTGGGTTGTACCCCGGAGACTAGCGATAAAGAGCTTAAATTAGCTTATCGCCGAAAAGCAGCAGAGTATCATCCAGATAAAATTGCTTCCAAGGGGTTGCCTGAAGAGTTTATGCGTCATGCGGATGATCAGATGAAAAGTATTACTGTTGCCTATGAAGCGATTGTTGAGGCGAGAAAGCAACAGGCTAAGGTTGTCAGCTAG
- a CDS encoding BolA/IbaG family iron-sulfur metabolism protein produces MSLAETIKHKLTAEFSPQHIEVQCESHMHNVPVGSEMHFRVVLVSEAFNSARKVQRHQKVYAALSEEMAGPIHALALHTYSPEEWEGQAPQSPECQGGGKKS; encoded by the coding sequence ATGAGTCTTGCTGAGACAATTAAACATAAACTGACTGCGGAATTTTCCCCTCAGCATATTGAAGTGCAATGTGAAAGTCATATGCACAATGTGCCTGTTGGCTCTGAAATGCACTTTCGGGTCGTTTTGGTGAGTGAGGCGTTCAATTCAGCAAGGAAAGTGCAGCGCCATCAAAAAGTCTATGCGGCTTTGTCTGAAGAAATGGCTGGCCCAATACATGCTCTGGCTCTGCACACTTACAGCCCGGAAGAGTGGGAGGGACAGGCCCCCCAGAGTCCTGAATGCCAGGGTGGTGGAAAAAAGTCGTAA
- a CDS encoding OmpW family outer membrane protein, whose protein sequence is MPPPPKTQEFKVRIGGAYISPNSDNVTFADRFFEGPDDFIDDWGAFRSNVDPSDEWGWFINVEWRATDHMSVSLSYTEGDRHTGGDNRPWLRRFNPDFDEFHRRRDFARWKPQITAAYLNYYPLDPSCMVQPYMGVGINYTDFTDERLRNWGWWVFDDDVEVFRPWDGRVNLGDNWGYTWQIGVDFNFGHDSSWLINLAAIYYDVDTDIEADVFWFDTDDDNEFYRHRFGGDYLFDPWSFNIGVGYKFDFHW, encoded by the coding sequence ATGCCCCCCCCACCAAAGACCCAGGAGTTTAAGGTTCGAATTGGTGGGGCCTATATCTCGCCCAATTCGGATAATGTCACGTTTGCTGACAGGTTCTTCGAGGGGCCAGATGACTTTATTGACGATTGGGGTGCATTCCGCTCCAACGTTGATCCCAGTGATGAGTGGGGCTGGTTTATCAATGTAGAGTGGCGGGCCACCGACCATATGAGTGTATCCCTGAGTTACACTGAGGGTGACCGCCACACAGGAGGAGATAACCGGCCCTGGCTACGTCGTTTTAACCCAGACTTTGATGAGTTCCATCGCCGTCGCGATTTCGCCAGATGGAAGCCTCAGATCACTGCTGCATATCTGAATTATTATCCCTTAGATCCCAGCTGCATGGTTCAGCCTTATATGGGGGTTGGTATTAACTATACCGACTTTACCGATGAGCGCCTGAGGAATTGGGGCTGGTGGGTTTTCGATGATGATGTTGAAGTGTTCCGGCCTTGGGATGGCCGTGTAAATCTGGGTGACAACTGGGGTTACACTTGGCAAATTGGTGTCGACTTTAATTTCGGTCATGATAGTAGCTGGCTAATTAACCTTGCCGCTATTTACTATGATGTAGATACCGATATTGAGGCAGACGTCTTCTGGTTCGATACCGATGATGACAATGAGTTCTATCGCCACAGATTTGGTGGTGATTACCTCTTTGACCCCTGGTCATTCAATATTGGTGTAGGCTACAAGTTTGATTTCCACTGGTAA